A section of the Tepidanaerobacter syntrophicus genome encodes:
- a CDS encoding ABC transporter ATP-binding protein encodes MSLIEFIDVSFESGNDKILDHISFIAEEGDYISIVGPSGSGKTTLLKLCNHLISPTYGTILYNNKDLNEYEPTELRKKIIYCSQIPCLFPDTVMDNIKFPFQIRGLKTDMEKISKIFSMFKMSTDYLSKRVNVLSGGEKQRIALIRALLFKPEILLLDEVTSALDPENTKIVENIIVSLNKENTAIFWVTHNPEQSRKFANKLLYIEAGKIKSLEVLK; translated from the coding sequence TTGTCGCTTATTGAATTTATAGACGTAAGTTTTGAAAGTGGAAATGATAAAATCTTAGATCATATTTCATTTATTGCTGAAGAGGGAGATTATATTTCAATTGTCGGGCCTTCAGGAAGCGGAAAAACCACCTTATTAAAGCTATGTAATCATCTGATAAGCCCAACTTATGGCACCATTTTATATAATAATAAGGATTTAAACGAATATGAGCCTACTGAACTTCGGAAAAAAATAATTTATTGTTCTCAAATTCCTTGTCTTTTTCCGGATACTGTCATGGACAATATTAAATTTCCCTTTCAAATAAGGGGACTTAAAACTGATATGGAAAAAATCAGCAAGATTTTCTCCATGTTTAAAATGTCTACAGATTATTTAAGTAAAAGGGTTAATGTTCTTTCGGGCGGTGAAAAGCAGAGGATAGCCCTTATTCGTGCTTTACTGTTTAAGCCTGAAATACTTCTTTTAGATGAAGTAACATCTGCCCTTGATCCTGAGAACACAAAAATTGTAGAAAATATTATAGTCTCGCTGAACAAGGAGAATACTGCAATTTTTTGGGTAACTCATAATCCTGAACAAAGCCGCAAATTTGCAAATAAACTTCTTTATATAGAGGCAGGTAAAATAAAATCATTGGAGGTTTTAAAATGA